GCGCTCGTAGCGCTTCACCTGATAGGGCAGCCCCAGTTCCTCGAGCAGCCAGAGGATGCGCTGCGAGCGACTGTTTTCGAGATGGTGGACGATGATCATGCGTTGTTCCGGACGCAGAGCGCCGCGACCTCCTTGACGAGCTTGGCGGCGAGAACGGCGGTGACGCCGTTTATGTCCCGCGCCGGATTATATTCGACGATGTCCGCGCCGGCGATCGGCGCCTCGATCCGGTCGAGCACGGCCAGAACGTCGCGCACCGAGAGGCCGCCGGGCTCGTGGTGCGAGACGCCGGGCGCATAAGCGGGATCGAAGCCGTCGAGATCGATGCTGATGTAGAGCGGGCCGTCGGGAATGGGCACGCGGTCCGGCGCGAATTGCCGCATCTCGACGACTTCCACCCCGAAGCGCTCGGCCTGCTCGCGGCAATGGCGGTTCATCGTGCGGATGCCGACCTGGACCAGCTTGCCGGCGAGGCCGCGTTCCATGATGCGGGCGAACGGCGACGCGTGCGAACGCGGGTCGCCCTCGAAATCGTCGTAAAGATCCGGATGGGCGTCAAAATGGAGGATATTGACCGGTCCGCGCGCCGCAGCCAGTCCCTCGACCGCCGGAAAGCTGATCGAGTGGTCGCCGCCGAGAATCAGCGGCACGGCGCCGTCGCGGACGGCCTGCGCGACCGCCGCGGAGATCAAGACGGCATCGCCCTCGGCTTCCGCCAAAGCGAGATCGCCATGATCCTCCAGCGCTATGTCGAGGCCGAGCTCTGCGCCCGATTCGGCGGCGGCGTTGCCATGGTCCGAATGGAGCGCCGCGCGGATCAGCGGCGGGGCGGCGGCCGAACCGCGCAGGAACGAGCTGTGGCAATCGGTCGGGGCGCCGATCAGGCGCAGCCGCTTCCGGGTCTCGGTGTCGGGCATCATCTCTCCCTTGGCCGCGCCGGTTTGGAGAGGCAGACAGCGCTTGTCCAGCGCCGCAGGAAGGGCCAAGGCGCCCGACATGAAGACTGACCAAACGGCTACCGGCTGGACGGGGCCGGGCATGCGCGAATTCGTCGCCCTGATGGCGGCACTGATGGCGTCCAACGCGCTCGCCATCGACGCGATGCTCCCCGCTCTGCCGGCGATCGGCACGGCCCTCGGCGTGGCCGAGGACAATCAGCGCCAGCTTGTGATCACCGCCTATCTGATCGGCTTCGGCATCGCCCAGCTTGCTTATGGGCCGCTGTCGGACCGGTTCGGCCGCAAGGCGCTGCTGATCGGCAGTCTCGCTTTCTATTGCGCCTTCGCGACCCTGGCCGGCCTCGCCTCGAGTTTCCCGCTGCTGCTCGCGGCACGCGTGCTCCAGGGCATGGCCGCCGCCGGCAGCCGCGTGCTGGTGATGGCCGTCGTCCGCGATCGCTATCACGGCTCGGCGATGGCGCGAGTCATGTCGCTGACGATGATCGTCTTCATGATCGTGCCCGTGCTCGCGCCCGCCTTCGGCCAGGCGGTGCTCGCCGTCGCGAGCTGGCGGCACATCTTCATCGGGCTCGCCGTCTATGCGTTGGTGCTGATCCTGTGGACCGCATGGCGGCTCCCCGAAACGCTGGCGGTCGAACGGCGGCGGCCGCTTTCGGCGGCGCATATCGGCGAAGCGGTCGCTGCGACGCTGGGCAACCGCCGGTCGATCGGCAACACGCTCGCGCTGACCTTGGCGTTCGGCGGCCTGATGGGCTTCATCAATTCGATCCAGCAGATCGTGTTCGACGTGTTCGGACGGCCCGAGTTGATCTCCCTGGTGTTCGCCTGCATCGCCGGGCCGATGGCCTTCGCGTCCTACGCCAATTCGAGGCTCGTGATGCGGCTCGGCTCGCGGCGGATCCTGCTAGCGGCGCTGGCGGCGTTCAGCGTCACGGCGCTGTTCCACTTCGCCGCAGGCGCGTTCTTCGGCGAGACGATCTGGAGCTTCGTCGTGCTGCAGGCGCTGACCATGGCCTGTTTCGGGCTGGTCGGCGCCAACGCCAGCGCGCTGGCGATGGAGCCGCTTGGCCATGTCGCAGGCACCGCCTCCGCCGTCCAGGGCCTGATCAGCACGATCGGCGGGGCGTTGATCGGGCTCGCGA
This portion of the Sphingomonas sp. LY54 genome encodes:
- a CDS encoding multidrug effflux MFS transporter encodes the protein MKTDQTATGWTGPGMREFVALMAALMASNALAIDAMLPALPAIGTALGVAEDNQRQLVITAYLIGFGIAQLAYGPLSDRFGRKALLIGSLAFYCAFATLAGLASSFPLLLAARVLQGMAAAGSRVLVMAVVRDRYHGSAMARVMSLTMIVFMIVPVLAPAFGQAVLAVASWRHIFIGLAVYALVLILWTAWRLPETLAVERRRPLSAAHIGEAVAATLGNRRSIGNTLALTLAFGGLMGFINSIQQIVFDVFGRPELISLVFACIAGPMAFASYANSRLVMRLGSRRILLAALAAFSVTALFHFAAGAFFGETIWSFVVLQALTMACFGLVGANASALAMEPLGHVAGTASAVQGLISTIGGALIGLAIGQAFDGTTAPLLAGFALCGALALATAYWANRPPAVTT
- a CDS encoding agmatinase family protein, which translates into the protein MMPDTETRKRLRLIGAPTDCHSSFLRGSAAAPPLIRAALHSDHGNAAAESGAELGLDIALEDHGDLALAEAEGDAVLISAAVAQAVRDGAVPLILGGDHSISFPAVEGLAAARGPVNILHFDAHPDLYDDFEGDPRSHASPFARIMERGLAGKLVQVGIRTMNRHCREQAERFGVEVVEMRQFAPDRVPIPDGPLYISIDLDGFDPAYAPGVSHHEPGGLSVRDVLAVLDRIEAPIAGADIVEYNPARDINGVTAVLAAKLVKEVAALCVRNNA